In Glycine max cultivar Williams 82 chromosome 7, Glycine_max_v4.0, whole genome shotgun sequence, a single window of DNA contains:
- the LOC100815793 gene encoding ras-related protein RABA6b, with translation MAVADAFDEQCDYLFKAVLIGDSGVGKSNLISRFAKDEFRLDSKPTIGVEFAYRNIKVRDKLIKAQIWDTAGQERFRAITSSYYRGALGAMLVYDITKRATFVNVGKWLHELREFGGEDMVVVLVGNKSDLDQSRQVEREEGKVFAETEELCFMETSALQNLNVDEAFLEMITKIHDIISQKSLETKMNGTALNLPSGKEIHIADEVTATKQAKYCCS, from the exons ATGGCTGTGGCTGATGCATTTGATGAGCAGTGTGATTACTTGTTCAAGGCTGTTCTAATTGGGGACTCAGGAGTTGGGAAGTCAAATTTGATATCAAGGTTTGCAAAAGATGAATTCAGGTTGGATTCCAAGCCAACCATAGGTGTGGAATTTGCATACAGAAACATCAAGGTCAGGGACAAGCTCATCAAAGCACAAATATGGGACACTGCCGGCCAAGAGAG GTTTAGAGCTATCACAAGCTCATACTACAGAGGAGCCTTGGGGGCAATGCTAGTGTATGACATAACCAAGAGAGCAACTTTTGTGAATGTAGGAAAATGGCTTCATGAGTTGAGAGAGTTTGGAGGAGAAGACATGGTGGTTGTTTTGGTGGGaaacaaatctgatttggatcAATCAAGGCAAGttgagagagaagaaggaaaagtgTTTGCAGAAACAGAAGAGTTATGCTTCATGGAAACCTCTGCTTTGCAGAATCTGAATGTTGATGAAGCATTCTTGGAAATGATCACTAAGATTCATGACATCATAAGCCAGAAAAGTTTGGAAACCAAAATGAATGGCACAGCATTAAATCTTCCTAGTGGGAAGGAGATTCATATAGCTGATGAAGTTACTGCTACTAAACAAGCTAAATATTGTTGTTCATGA
- the LOC100820602 gene encoding pentatricopeptide repeat-containing protein At3g22470, mitochondrial, which yields MSFPTRLRFSVSLSTLKFPSFLPNPSLPKLHSHFHSRPPSFENVDDALFQFHRMLCMRHTPPIIQFNKILDSFAKMKHYPTVVSLSRRLELKAIQPDFFTLNILINCFCHLGQINLAFSVLSKILKWGYQPDTVTLTTLIKGLCLKGQVKKALHFHDKLLAQGFRLDQVSYGTLINGVCKIGETRAAIQLLRRIDGRLTEPNVVMYNTIIDCLCKRKLVSEACNLFSEMSVKGISANVVTYSAIIHGFCIVGKLTEALGFLNEMVLKAINPDVYIYNTLVDALHKEGKVKEAKNVLAVIVKTCLKPNVITYNTLIDGYAKHVFNAVGLMGVTPDVWSYNIMINRLCKIKRVEEALNLYKEMHQKNMVPNTVTYNSLIDGLCKSGRISYAWDLIDEMHDRGHHANVITYNSLINGLCKNGQLDKAIALINKMKDQGIQPDMYTLNILLHGLLCKGKRLKNAQGLFQDLLDKGYHPNVYTYNIIIYGHCKEGLLDEAYALQSKMEDSGCSPNAITFKIIICALLEKGETDKAEKLLCEMIARGLLKR from the coding sequence ATGTCGTTTCCAACAAGGTTAAGGTTTTCCGTCTCTCTTTCCACTCTCAAGTTTCCCTCTTTTCTTCCAAACCCCTCACTCCCAAAACTCCATTCTCACTTTCACTCTCGACCCCCCTCCTTTGAAAATGTTGATGATGCTCTTTTCCAATTCCATCGCATGCTGTGTATGCGTCATACCCCTCCCATCATCCAATTTAACAAGATTTTAGATTCCTTTGCGAAGATGAAGCACTATCCCACTGTTGTTTCCCTCTCTCGCCGATTGGAACTCAAGGCTATTCAGCCTGACTTCTTTACTTTGAACATCCTCATTAACTGTTTCTGCCATTTGGGTCAAATCAACTTGGCTTTCTCTGTATTATCCAAGATCCTCAAATGGGGTTATCAGCCAGATACCGTAACCTTGACAACACTCATCAAAGGTCTCTGTCTTAAGGGTCAGGTCAAGAAGGCATTGCACTTTCATGATAAGTTATTGGCACAAGGATTTCGGCTGGACCAAGTTAGTTATGGGACTTTGATCAATGGGGTGTGTAAAATTGGAGAAACAAGAGCTGCCATTCAGTTGCTGAGAAGGATTGATGGGAGATTGACTGAGCCTAATGTGGTAATGTATAACACAATTATTGACTGTTTATGTAAACGTAAACTTGTATCTGAGGCTTGcaatttattttctgaaatgtCTGTCAAGGGAATTTCTGCTAATGTTGTCACTTATAGTGCCATAATTCATGGCTTCTGCATTGTTGGTAAGCTGACAGAAGCACTTGGGTTCTTAAATGAAATGGTATTGAAAGCCATCAACCCAGATGTCTATATCTATAATACACTGGTTGATGCATTGCATAAAGAAGGAAAGGTGAAAGAAGCCAAGAATGTGTTAGCTGTGATAGTGAAAACATGTCTGAAACCTAATGTTATTACTTATAATACTTTAATTGATGGCTATGCAAAACATGTCTTCAATGCTGTGGGCCTAATGGGAGTAACTCCTGATGTTTGGAGCTACAATATCATGATTAACAGATTATGTAAGATTAAAAGGGTGGAGGAGGCCTTGAATCTCTATAAAGAAATGCATCAGAAAAATATGGTTCCTAATACAGTGACTTACAATTCTCTTATTGATGGTTTGTGCAAATCTGGTAGAATCTCTTACGCTTGGGATCTTATTGATGAGATGCATGATAGAGGTCATCATGCAAATGTTATCACCTACAATTCCTTAATAAATGGTTTATGCAAAAATGGTCAGCTTGACAAGGCAATTGCATTGATCAACAAAATGAAAGATCAAGGAATTCAACCGGATATGTACACATTAAATATACTTCTTCATGGTCTATTATGCAAAGGCAAAAGACTTAAGAATGCTCAAGGGCTTTTTCAAGATCTTTTGGATAAAGGCTATCATCCAAATGTTTAcacatataatattataatatatgggCATTGTAAAGAGGGGTTGCTTGATGAGGCATATGCTTTGCAGTCAAAAATGGAAGACAGTGGTTGCTCCCCTAATGCTATaacattcaaaataattatctgTGCTCTCTTGGAAAAGGGTGAGACTGATAAGGCAGAGAAACTTCTTTGTGAAATGATCGCTAGAGGCTTGCTGAAAAGATAA